One window of the Dryobates pubescens isolate bDryPub1 chromosome 13, bDryPub1.pri, whole genome shotgun sequence genome contains the following:
- the PXYLP1 gene encoding LOW QUALITY PROTEIN: 2-phosphoxylose phosphatase 1 (The sequence of the model RefSeq protein was modified relative to this genomic sequence to represent the inferred CDS: inserted 2 bases in 2 codons; substituted 1 base at 1 genomic stop codon), whose product MPDFLTEPPAIDPIYEARVYCNIPSIAECSMEGHTPHYFKLVSVQVLIQHGDRYPLYAIPKTKRPDINCMLVPSKKPSHPQLDAFIKHMSKGSAAQLDGSLSSLPRYPSHSLCEMGELTQTGVVQHLRNGQLLREIYINKHKLLLSGWTAKQLYLETTGKSXTLQSALALFYXFLPDFDWKKINLRHQWSTIFCSGSCDCPMRIHYLEEEQRRQYSLQVKTSDLEKICVDMAKTVGIPTRQLRASNPIVSLLCYFCHNVSFPCTKTGCISMEHFQVIKRHQLEDERERQEKKLYFLYALLATHPLLNQTVSQLQRIAEGKKEEIFVLYSAHDVTLSPVLSALGITEARFPRFAARLVFELWQDGKRPKEHXICILYNGADVTFQTSFCKDYYKHSSKPMCPLEKIVSFVKRDMFLIFNSTSYYDACRRRPL is encoded by the exons ATGCCTGATTTCCTGACTGAGCCTCCTGCAATAGATCCCATTTATGAAGCTCGTGTTTACTGCAATATTCCCAGCATTGCTGAATGCAGCATGGAAG GTCATACACCTCATTATTTTAAGCTTGTGTCAGTTCAAGTGTTGATTCAACATGGTGATAGGTATCCGCTATATGCCATTCCCAAGACAAAGAGACCTGACATCAACTGTATGTTGGTGCCTAGCAA GAAACCTTCTCATCCTCAGCTTGATGCTTTCATTAAACATATGTccaaaggctctgcagcccaACTGGATGGTTCCCTGAGCAGCTTGCCACGTTACCCTAGTCATTCCTTGTGTGAAATGGGAGAGCTTACACAGACAG GGGTAGTGCAGCACTTGAGAAATGGACAACTACTGAGGGAAATTTACATAAATAAGCATAAACTGCTGCTGAGTGGCTggacagcaaagcagctctACTTGGAGACAACAGGGAAAAGCTGAACCCTGCAGAGCGCGTTGGCACTGTTCT AGTTTCTTCCAGATTTTGACTGGAAGAAAATTAATCTGAGGCATCAGTGGAGCACCATTTTCTGCTCTGGAAGCTGTGACTGTCCTATGCGAATCCACTACCTAGAAGAGGAGCAGCGCAGACAGTACAGTTTACAGGTGAAAACCAGTGATTTGGAGAAAATCTGCGTGGATATGGCCAAGACTGTGGGCATTCCCACCAGGCAGTTGAGAGCTTCGAACCCAATAGTTTCTCTCTTGTGCTATTTTTGCCACAATGTCAGTTTTCCGTGTACCAAAACTGGCTGCATTTCTATGGAACACTTCCAAGTCATCAAAAGACATCAGTTGGAGGATGAGagagaaagacaagaaaagaaacttTATTTCTTGTATGCACTGTTGGCTACTCATCCTCTCCTCAACCAGACTGTCAGTCAGCTGCAGCGCATTGCAGAAGgcaaaaaagaggaaatatttgTTCTTTACTCTGCACATGACGTCACATTGTCACCTGTTCTTAGTGCCTTGGGCATCACAGAGGCCAGATTTCCTAGATTTGCTGCCAGGTTAGTTTTTGAGCTGTGGCAGGATGGGAAGAGACCCAAAGAAC TTATCTGTATCCTGTATAATGGCGCTGATGTCACATTCCAGACCTCCTTTTGCAAGGACTATTATAAACATTCCAGCAAGCCAATGTGCCCACTAGAAAAAATTGTCAGCTTTGTCAAGAGGGATATGTTCTTAATTTTTAACAGCACTAGTTACTATGATGCATGTCGCAGAAGACCACTGTAG